From Nitrobacter sp. NHB1, a single genomic window includes:
- a CDS encoding alpha/beta fold hydrolase gives MIVVVIAAALAGLALITQAGVLVLNRMHPAAGRIIGVAGARIHVVDIGPRDSGVPPVVMIHGASSNLETMRLPVGDMLAKSRRVILIDRPGHGWSSRDRLSDSTPSVQARMIEEALGKLGVTGAVLVVHSWAGSLGSLMALHYSQRVAGLVMLAPVAYPWPGGVGTYNEVVATPVIGPLLAYTITLPLGLALVRPGTRGVFLPQAMPLDYVRAAAIALVLRPREFLANARDLVTLKAAVAEQAPRYATIKIPTVVIHGDADETVSLDIHSRPFATAVPGAKLIVLPGAGHMVQNAAPDLVVREIGQMAAALQPLVGRPEPAGEYQRPMRQLP, from the coding sequence ATGATCGTTGTCGTTATCGCCGCTGCGCTGGCTGGTCTGGCGCTGATCACGCAGGCCGGTGTGCTTGTCCTCAACCGTATGCATCCTGCGGCAGGCAGAATAATCGGCGTCGCCGGAGCGCGGATTCACGTCGTGGACATCGGGCCGCGCGATAGCGGTGTGCCGCCGGTCGTGATGATCCATGGCGCGAGTTCGAATCTGGAAACGATGCGCCTGCCGGTCGGGGACATGCTGGCGAAAAGCCGCCGCGTCATCCTGATCGACCGGCCGGGGCATGGCTGGAGCAGCCGCGACCGGTTGTCGGATTCCACGCCATCGGTTCAAGCCCGCATGATCGAGGAGGCGCTCGGCAAGCTCGGCGTGACCGGGGCTGTCCTCGTCGTGCATTCATGGGCCGGCTCGCTCGGTTCGCTGATGGCGCTGCACTATTCGCAACGCGTCGCCGGTCTGGTGATGCTGGCGCCGGTCGCCTATCCGTGGCCGGGAGGGGTCGGCACCTATAATGAGGTCGTCGCCACGCCGGTGATTGGACCGCTGCTGGCCTATACCATCACGCTGCCATTGGGTCTGGCACTGGTCCGGCCCGGAACGCGCGGCGTCTTCCTGCCGCAGGCCATGCCGCTCGATTACGTCAGGGCTGCTGCGATTGCGCTGGTGCTCAGGCCGCGCGAGTTTCTTGCAAATGCGCGCGACCTCGTCACGCTCAAGGCGGCGGTCGCCGAGCAGGCGCCGCGCTACGCGACCATCAAAATTCCGACGGTCGTCATCCATGGAGACGCGGACGAGACCGTGTCGCTCGACATCCATTCGCGCCCGTTCGCCACGGCGGTGCCCGGCGCGAAACTGATCGTGCTGCCCGGCGCCGGGCACATGGTGCAGAACGCAGCGCCGGATCTGGTTGTCCGCGAGATCGGGCAGATGGCTGCCGCGCTGCAACCGCTTGTTGGCCGGCCCGAGCCGGCAGGCGAATATCAGCGTCCTATGCGGCAGCTACCATAG
- a CDS encoding sulfurtransferase TusA family protein translates to MLIPKLDLTGLKCPMPALKTRKALKSLTPGDRLEVHCTDPLSVIDIPNLVRETGDSVEITERAERRIVFLIKKAGAPLPLEDRFSFRSWCPYIK, encoded by the coding sequence ATGCTGATACCGAAACTTGATCTCACCGGGCTGAAGTGCCCGATGCCGGCGCTCAAGACTCGCAAGGCGTTGAAATCGCTGACGCCTGGCGATCGGCTTGAGGTGCATTGCACCGACCCGCTCTCGGTGATCGATATTCCGAATTTGGTCCGGGAGACCGGCGATTCCGTGGAAATCACCGAACGCGCGGAGAGGCGGATCGTTTTCCTGATCAAAAAAGCGGGAGCGCCGCTGCCGCTGGAGGACCGCTTCTCGTTTCGATCCTGGTGCCCATACATCAAGTGA
- a CDS encoding DUF1244 domain-containing protein: MTIDDKTRIELEAAVFRRLVAHLQSRSDVQNIDMMNLAGFCRNCLSNWLKEAADAKGAVMTKDDSREAVYGMPYETWKAQHQGAATPDQLAAMKKSQSGH; encoded by the coding sequence ATGACTATTGATGACAAAACACGAATCGAACTGGAAGCCGCGGTATTCCGGCGTCTGGTCGCGCATCTGCAATCCCGTAGTGATGTTCAGAATATCGACATGATGAATCTCGCCGGCTTCTGCCGCAACTGCCTGTCGAACTGGCTCAAGGAGGCGGCCGACGCGAAAGGGGCCGTCATGACCAAGGACGACAGCCGCGAGGCTGTGTATGGCATGCCCTATGAGACCTGGAAGGCGCAACATCAGGGCGCGGCGACGCCGGACCAGCTCGCAGCGATGAAGAAGAGCCAAAGCGGTCACTGA
- a CDS encoding DUF2312 domain-containing protein: MATAVAAKEEPATRFAKDQLKAIVERIERLEEEKKTLSDDIRDVYAEAKGNGYDVKALRTIVRMRKQDANERAEQETILETYMQALGML, from the coding sequence ATGGCCACCGCTGTCGCCGCCAAGGAAGAGCCCGCGACCAGATTCGCGAAGGACCAGCTCAAGGCCATCGTCGAGCGCATCGAGCGGCTCGAAGAAGAGAAGAAGACCCTTTCGGACGATATTCGCGACGTCTATGCCGAAGCCAAGGGCAATGGCTACGACGTCAAGGCGCTGCGGACGATCGTGCGGATGCGCAAGCAGGACGCCAACGAGCGCGCCGAGCAGGAAACGATCCTGGAGACCTACATGCAGGCGTTGGGAATGCTGTGA
- a CDS encoding EAL domain-containing response regulator yields MIQKARQDDKIAETPFGKRRIKPRACIVESKHHVRSLLSETLEEQGFIPHACATLDDLDASLRSDFPDLVVISFSMNGLSVPDILSLLAVRACAAMVLLIGPPDAPAVRAAGELGEKLALDLLPMLPTPFSDRDLHARVAALVPAGPPPPPVDVAEALGAGWLELWYQPKIDARSLALSGAEALIRLRHPNWGIVPPAYFLPDKGDPHFRALSLFVIGRVFEDWRYLVAKSGGIHISINLPLAFFTDSNAVDDLRLQFPDHPAFDGLTVEVGGGEVVQNLPLAVEAAQRLRFHNIGFSIDDVGTEWPALAALTEFPFAEIKLDRKFVDGSSSARLKRSVCRQIVDLAKSHGVKTVAEGVETRDDFLAMHGIGVDFIQGFLFGKPMTTRKFARNSRQRPAFVPVA; encoded by the coding sequence ATGATTCAAAAAGCCCGCCAAGACGACAAGATTGCGGAAACACCCTTCGGCAAGCGAAGGATCAAGCCCCGCGCCTGCATCGTCGAGAGCAAGCATCACGTGCGGTCCCTGCTCAGCGAAACGCTTGAGGAACAGGGGTTCATTCCGCACGCCTGCGCGACGCTGGACGACCTCGATGCCTCGTTGCGTTCCGACTTCCCCGACCTCGTCGTCATCAGCTTCTCGATGAACGGTCTGTCGGTTCCGGACATCCTGAGCCTGCTTGCGGTCCGGGCCTGCGCCGCCATGGTGCTGCTGATCGGGCCGCCGGATGCGCCCGCCGTCAGGGCGGCAGGGGAGCTCGGCGAGAAGCTGGCGCTTGACTTGCTGCCCATGCTGCCGACCCCTTTCAGCGACAGGGATCTGCACGCCCGCGTCGCCGCCCTGGTGCCGGCCGGGCCGCCCCCGCCGCCGGTCGATGTGGCGGAGGCGCTCGGCGCTGGCTGGCTCGAACTCTGGTATCAGCCCAAGATCGATGCGCGCAGCCTCGCGCTGAGCGGCGCCGAAGCGCTGATCCGGCTGCGTCACCCGAACTGGGGCATCGTTCCACCAGCCTATTTTCTTCCCGACAAGGGCGATCCGCATTTCCGCGCCCTGTCGCTCTTCGTCATCGGCCGGGTCTTCGAGGACTGGCGCTATCTCGTCGCCAAGTCCGGCGGCATCCATATTTCCATCAATCTGCCCCTTGCCTTCTTCACAGACTCCAATGCCGTCGACGATCTGCGTTTGCAGTTCCCGGATCACCCCGCCTTCGACGGCTTGACCGTGGAGGTCGGCGGCGGCGAAGTCGTGCAGAATCTGCCGCTCGCGGTCGAAGCCGCGCAGCGACTGCGATTCCACAACATCGGCTTTTCGATCGACGACGTCGGCACCGAATGGCCGGCGCTGGCCGCGCTGACCGAATTTCCATTCGCCGAGATCAAGCTCGATCGCAAATTCGTTGACGGCAGCTCGTCCGCGCGACTCAAGCGCTCCGTCTGCCGCCAGATCGTCGATCTGGCCAAGAGCCACGGCGTCAAGACGGTGGCTGAAGGCGTCGAGACCCGCGACGATTTTCTCGCCATGCACGGCATCGGTGTCGATTTCATCCAGGGCTTTCTGTTCGGCAAGCCGATGACCACCCGGAAATTCGCACGCAACAGCCGTCAACGCCCGGCCTTCGTTCCCGTTGCATAG
- a CDS encoding tetratricopeptide repeat protein: MPQRFPAVGWFCLAILFAVAGALMPAVASAQAPPRSGPQIAPLETTEPKDLPQPPSKLPGIPKDRVHGLDFLFGALKVAPDEESAKHVEARILALWSQTSSDTTVLLMQRAKVAMEAQQPDIALKLLDAVLKLHPDYIEGWSRRATLYYMQNDYQRSLEDIEQVLIREPRHFGALAGLGMIMQELGDDRRALDAFRKALAIDPHLANVRELVKTLTEKVEGRDI, translated from the coding sequence ATGCCACAGAGATTCCCCGCGGTCGGGTGGTTTTGCCTCGCAATTCTGTTCGCCGTCGCTGGAGCCTTGATGCCTGCGGTCGCCTCCGCCCAGGCTCCGCCGCGCAGCGGCCCGCAGATCGCCCCGCTTGAGACCACTGAACCCAAGGATCTGCCGCAGCCGCCTTCGAAGCTGCCTGGAATCCCCAAGGACCGGGTCCACGGACTCGATTTCCTTTTCGGCGCCCTCAAGGTCGCGCCGGACGAGGAGAGCGCCAAGCATGTCGAAGCGCGGATCCTGGCGCTGTGGAGCCAGACTTCGAGCGACACGACGGTGCTTTTGATGCAGCGGGCAAAGGTCGCGATGGAGGCCCAACAGCCCGACATTGCACTCAAACTGCTCGACGCGGTTTTGAAGTTGCATCCCGACTACATCGAGGGATGGAGCCGGCGCGCGACCCTGTACTACATGCAGAACGACTACCAGCGTTCGCTTGAGGACATCGAGCAGGTGTTGATCCGCGAGCCACGCCATTTCGGAGCGCTCGCGGGTCTCGGCATGATCATGCAGGAGCTTGGTGACGACAGGCGCGCGCTCGATGCCTTCCGTAAGGCGCTCGCCATCGATCCCCATCTCGCGAACGTGCGGGAACTGGTCAAGACGCTGACCGAAAAGGTCGAGGGACGCGATATCTGA
- a CDS encoding DUF1036 domain-containing protein, protein MTKSDQCFPPPFSRRASAAGLLPALGVLVICLWSAPAAADFRLCNNTSGRVGIALGYKDAEGWTTEGWWNVSSRACETLLRGALIARYYYIYALDYDHGGEWSGQAYMCSRDKEFTIRGTDNCLARGFDRTGFFEIDTGDQRAWTVQLTESGEHGPQRVPGLPAPGAVPGLPNPAGGTPPGVSGLTPGALPGRKP, encoded by the coding sequence ATGACAAAATCAGACCAATGCTTCCCTCCACCGTTCTCGCGGCGCGCGAGCGCTGCGGGCCTTTTGCCTGCGCTCGGCGTCCTCGTCATTTGTCTGTGGTCGGCGCCCGCGGCAGCGGACTTCCGGCTCTGCAACAATACGTCGGGCCGCGTCGGCATCGCCCTTGGCTATAAGGACGCCGAGGGCTGGACCACCGAGGGCTGGTGGAATGTCTCATCGCGTGCCTGCGAAACGCTGCTGCGCGGCGCGCTCATCGCACGTTATTATTATATTTATGCTCTAGATTACGACCATGGCGGCGAATGGTCGGGACAGGCTTACATGTGCTCGCGCGATAAAGAATTCACCATCAGAGGCACCGACAATTGCCTCGCGCGCGGTTTCGACCGCACCGGCTTCTTCGAGATCGATACAGGCGACCAGCGTGCGTGGACCGTGCAATTGACGGAGTCCGGCGAACACGGACCGCAGCGCGTGCCAGGGCTGCCTGCACCCGGCGCGGTTCCGGGTCTGCCCAATCCCGCGGGTGGAACGCCTCCGGGCGTATCTGGACTGACGCCAGGCGCGTTGCCCGGACGCAAGCCATGA
- a CDS encoding DUF882 domain-containing protein, protein MLAGFARILKSLSIPRTGYHIGLSSLLLLAGAGSVHDAAALNETRTLSFHHTHSNEDLTVTFKRNGRYDEAALKQLNHFLRDWRSQEQTTMDRHLFDILWEVYRDVDAKQPINIISAYRSPATNAMLRRRSKHTGVARFSQHMLGHAMDFFIPGVPLEKIRFAGLRLQRGGVGFYPKSGSPFVHLDTGHVRHWPRMTHDQLVRVFPNGRTVHIPSDGTPLRGYQLAMADIEKRGQNADEDGAANSKPSNFLLALFRGKSADEEDESDGAPAAQPANQTTIASAAPAASAAPVPLPRPKPPASFRLASADVLTVPAAQPMKQAAAGKPQTPADIINARGFWDEIPSAPKQATPQQVIAAISARQALAKADPQSTSGISDTFQALAYAPAKDVRRARIVAATASIPPVRRAAPARNPMAVDGVTTVVAKSAQGQGVVVSTSRRLAPATTRDSDAWMRAMILAPSASRTMSATALGDQDMTLMQVYFEKPDRAIAMTFSDNPQMGIVCDRFTGSAVARLTTTALAVRAASLR, encoded by the coding sequence GTGCTTGCTGGCTTTGCACGCATATTGAAATCGTTGTCGATTCCAAGGACCGGTTATCACATCGGCCTGTCGTCGCTTCTGCTGCTGGCGGGCGCGGGATCGGTGCACGATGCCGCCGCGCTCAACGAAACGCGCACCCTGTCGTTCCATCACACCCATTCCAACGAAGACCTGACCGTCACCTTCAAGCGCAACGGCCGCTACGACGAAGCCGCGCTGAAACAGCTCAATCACTTTCTCCGCGACTGGCGCAGCCAGGAGCAGACCACCATGGATCGTCACCTCTTCGACATCCTCTGGGAGGTCTACCGCGACGTCGATGCCAAGCAGCCGATCAACATCATCTCCGCCTACCGCTCCCCCGCCACCAATGCCATGCTTCGCCGCCGCTCCAAGCACACCGGCGTCGCGCGCTTCAGCCAGCACATGCTCGGCCACGCCATGGACTTCTTCATTCCCGGCGTGCCGCTCGAAAAAATCCGCTTCGCCGGACTTCGCCTGCAGCGAGGCGGCGTCGGCTTCTATCCGAAATCAGGCTCGCCGTTCGTTCACCTCGACACCGGCCATGTGCGGCACTGGCCGCGCATGACCCACGACCAGCTGGTGCGCGTCTTCCCGAACGGCCGGACCGTGCACATTCCCTCCGACGGCACCCCCCTGCGCGGCTATCAACTGGCGATGGCCGACATCGAGAAGCGCGGCCAGAACGCGGATGAAGACGGGGCGGCGAACAGCAAGCCGTCGAATTTCCTGCTGGCGCTGTTCCGCGGCAAATCCGCCGACGAGGAGGATGAATCGGATGGCGCACCGGCCGCCCAGCCGGCAAACCAGACGACGATCGCCTCCGCGGCACCGGCCGCGTCGGCTGCCCCGGTCCCGCTGCCGCGGCCGAAGCCGCCCGCGAGCTTCAGGCTTGCGTCCGCCGACGTCCTGACTGTTCCGGCGGCACAACCCATGAAACAGGCCGCAGCCGGCAAACCGCAGACCCCGGCCGACATCATCAATGCCCGCGGCTTTTGGGACGAAATCCCGTCGGCCCCGAAGCAAGCCACGCCGCAGCAGGTGATTGCGGCGATCAGCGCCCGCCAGGCGCTCGCCAAAGCCGACCCGCAATCGACCTCCGGCATCTCCGACACCTTCCAGGCGCTGGCCTATGCGCCGGCGAAGGACGTCCGCCGCGCACGAATCGTCGCGGCGACCGCATCGATCCCGCCGGTCCGGCGCGCCGCCCCCGCGCGCAATCCGATGGCCGTCGACGGCGTGACCACCGTCGTCGCCAAAAGCGCACAGGGCCAAGGCGTTGTCGTGTCCACCTCGCGCCGACTGGCGCCGGCGACCACACGCGACAGCGATGCCTGGATGCGCGCGATGATCCTTGCCCCGAGCGCGAGCCGCACGATGTCGGCAACGGCCCTCGGCGACCAGGACATGACGTTGATGCAGGTCTATTTCGAAAAGCCGGACCGGGCGATCGCGATGACCTTCTCCGACAATCCGCAGATGGGTATCGTCTGCGATCGATTTACCGGATCGGCTGTCGCCCGCCTGACCACGACGGCGCTCGCAGTACGCGCGGCCTCGCTGCGGTAA
- the ykgO gene encoding type B 50S ribosomal protein L36 → MKVRNSLKSLRSRHRDNRLVRRKGRVYVINKTQRRFKARQG, encoded by the coding sequence ATGAAGGTCCGTAACTCGCTGAAATCGCTGCGCTCGCGCCATCGCGACAACCGTCTGGTCCGTCGCAAGGGCCGGGTCTATGTGATCAACAAGACCCAGCGCCGTTTCAAGGCTCGTCAGGGCTGA
- the pyk gene encoding pyruvate kinase, translating to MRRLRRIKILATLGPASSDSAMVRRLFEAGADVFRINMSHTTHDKMRELVATIRNVEGSYGRPIGILVDLQGPKLRIGSFADGPIQLSNGDTFVLDSDNTPGDKTRVHLPHPEILAALRPGHTLLLDDGKVRLIAEETSSGRAVTRVVVGGRMSDRKGVSLPDTDLPMSAMTPKDRSDLDAALEAGVDWIALSFVQRADDVAEAKKMIRGRASVMAKIEKPQAIDRLPEIIEMADALMVARGDLGVELPLEQVPSLQKQMTRLARRAGKPVVIATQMLESMILSPVPTRAEVSDVATAVYEGADAIMLSAESAAGKYPVEAIATMNRIGEEVERDPTYRGVLNAQRPEPEATVGDAIADAARQIAETLDLSAIICWTSSGSTALRVARERPKPPVVAITPNLATGRKLAVVWGVHCVVAEDAHDQDDMVDRAGSIAFRDGFAKAGQRIIIVAGVPLGTPGATNMTRIAFVGPNGETGV from the coding sequence ATGAGACGTCTGCGCCGTATCAAGATCCTCGCCACGCTCGGACCGGCTTCATCCGACAGCGCCATGGTCCGCCGCCTGTTCGAGGCGGGTGCCGACGTCTTCCGCATCAACATGAGCCACACCACGCATGACAAGATGCGCGAACTGGTGGCGACGATCCGCAACGTCGAGGGCAGCTACGGCCGTCCGATCGGCATCCTGGTCGACCTGCAGGGGCCCAAGCTCCGGATCGGCTCGTTTGCCGATGGCCCGATCCAGTTGAGCAACGGCGACACGTTCGTGCTGGATTCCGACAACACCCCCGGGGACAAGACCCGGGTCCACCTTCCGCATCCGGAAATTTTGGCAGCGCTGCGCCCCGGGCACACGCTGCTGCTCGATGACGGCAAGGTGCGTCTGATCGCCGAGGAGACCTCGTCCGGGCGCGCCGTGACCCGCGTCGTCGTCGGCGGCAGGATGTCCGACCGCAAGGGGGTCAGCCTGCCCGATACCGATTTGCCGATGTCGGCGATGACGCCGAAGGACCGTTCCGATCTCGACGCGGCGCTGGAAGCCGGCGTCGACTGGATCGCACTGTCGTTCGTGCAGCGCGCCGACGATGTGGCCGAAGCCAAGAAGATGATCCGCGGCCGCGCCTCGGTGATGGCCAAGATCGAGAAACCGCAGGCCATCGACCGGTTGCCTGAAATCATCGAGATGGCGGATGCCCTGATGGTCGCACGCGGCGATCTCGGCGTCGAATTGCCGCTCGAACAGGTGCCCAGCCTTCAGAAGCAGATGACGCGGCTGGCGCGACGCGCCGGCAAGCCGGTCGTGATCGCGACGCAAATGCTGGAATCGATGATCCTGTCGCCGGTGCCGACCCGCGCCGAAGTCTCCGACGTCGCCACCGCGGTTTACGAAGGCGCCGACGCCATCATGCTCTCCGCCGAGTCCGCGGCCGGAAAATACCCGGTCGAAGCCATCGCGACCATGAACCGGATCGGCGAAGAGGTGGAGCGCGACCCGACCTATCGCGGCGTGCTCAACGCGCAGCGCCCCGAGCCGGAGGCCACCGTCGGCGACGCCATCGCTGACGCCGCCCGGCAGATCGCCGAAACGCTCGATCTCTCCGCAATCATCTGCTGGACCAGTTCCGGATCGACGGCGCTGCGTGTGGCGCGCGAACGTCCGAAGCCGCCCGTGGTCGCCATCACCCCGAACCTCGCGACCGGCCGCAAGCTGGCCGTGGTGTGGGGCGTGCACTGCGTGGTCGCGGAAGACGCCCATGACCAGGACGATATGGTCGATCGCGCCGGCTCGATCGCTTTCCGCGACGGATTTGCCAAGGCCGGCCAGCGCATCATCATCGTGGCCGGCGTACCGCTCGGCACCCCCGGGGCGACCAACATGACCCGCATCGCTTTCGTCGGTCCGAACGGTGAAACCGGCGTTTAG
- the hemE gene encoding uroporphyrinogen decarboxylase — MAQDSTIKPFLEVLSGRRQAVPPIWMMRQAGRYLPEYRELRAKAGGFLDLCFTPEFAAEVTLQPIRRFAFDAAIIFSDILVIPYALGRSVRFEVGEGPRLDPLDTPDNAATLAREADMTKLEPVFEALRRVKRELDSKTALIGFCGAPWTVATYMVAGRGTPDQAPARMMAYRHPEAFAKIIDVLVENSVRYLLGQLKAGADVLQIFDTWAGVLPPREFARWSIEPTRRIVEGVRKVAPDAKIIGFPRGAGALLPSYIEATGVDAVSIDWAAEPSLIREKVQSRVAVQGNLDPLALIAGGPALDRAVDDVLTNFAGGRLIFNLGHGIQPETPIPHVEQMIRRVRGNDLRE, encoded by the coding sequence TTGGCACAGGATTCGACCATCAAGCCATTTCTTGAGGTGCTCTCGGGCCGCCGCCAGGCCGTGCCGCCGATCTGGATGATGCGACAGGCGGGACGCTATCTGCCGGAATATCGCGAGCTGCGCGCGAAAGCCGGCGGCTTTCTCGACCTCTGCTTCACGCCGGAATTCGCCGCCGAGGTGACGTTGCAGCCGATCCGCCGCTTCGCCTTCGACGCTGCCATCATCTTCTCCGACATCCTTGTCATTCCCTACGCACTCGGGCGCTCGGTGCGTTTCGAGGTCGGTGAAGGCCCGAGGCTCGATCCGCTGGATACGCCGGACAACGCGGCTACGCTGGCGCGCGAAGCCGACATGACGAAGCTTGAGCCGGTGTTCGAGGCGCTGCGCCGCGTCAAGCGCGAACTCGATTCAAAAACAGCACTGATCGGTTTCTGTGGGGCGCCATGGACCGTCGCGACCTACATGGTCGCCGGACGCGGCACGCCCGATCAGGCGCCGGCGCGGATGATGGCCTACCGCCACCCCGAGGCGTTTGCGAAAATCATCGACGTGCTGGTGGAAAATTCCGTCCGCTATCTGCTCGGCCAGCTCAAGGCCGGCGCGGATGTGCTGCAGATTTTCGATACCTGGGCGGGCGTGCTGCCACCGCGCGAATTCGCGCGGTGGTCGATCGAACCCACGCGCAGAATCGTGGAAGGCGTCCGCAAGGTCGCGCCGGACGCAAAAATCATCGGCTTTCCCCGTGGCGCCGGTGCGCTGCTGCCGTCCTATATCGAGGCGACCGGCGTCGACGCCGTCAGCATCGACTGGGCCGCCGAGCCGTCATTGATCCGAGAGAAGGTCCAGAGCCGCGTCGCCGTTCAGGGCAATCTCGATCCGCTGGCGCTGATCGCAGGCGGACCCGCGCTCGACCGCGCGGTCGATGACGTGCTGACGAATTTTGCCGGAGGCCGGCTGATCTTCAATCTCGGCCACGGCATTCAACCGGAAACGCCGATCCCGCACGTCGAACAGATGATCCGCCGGGTGCGCGGAAACGACTTGCGCGAATAG